In a genomic window of Asticcacaulis sp.:
- the hisG gene encoding ATP phosphoribosyltransferase, with amino-acid sequence MTDRRLRIAVQKSGRLADRSAELISGAGLRILKGANDLLYRIENQPIDLLRVRDDDIPTFVADGVAELGIVGYNVLAEHFPDRDLEEMIVQRLGFGSCTLKIAVPNDIDYTGPKWLEGKRIATSYPNILTKWLKDNGVTAEIVEMRGAVEVAPRMKIAHAICDLVSTGATLEANGMKATDLVLKSEAVLIKAPHAPPAELAHTYDMLLRRFDGVTASTGAKYVMMNAPKAHLDEIIRMIPGADAPTIMPLAGREDAVAVHAVCQENVFWDTLDKLKAAGASAILVLPIEKMMK; translated from the coding sequence ATGACTGATCGCCGTTTACGCATTGCTGTTCAGAAGTCCGGCCGTCTGGCCGACCGTTCCGCCGAACTGATCTCGGGCGCAGGCCTGCGCATCCTCAAGGGCGCCAACGACCTGCTGTATCGCATTGAGAACCAGCCGATCGACCTGCTGCGCGTGCGTGATGACGACATCCCGACTTTCGTGGCCGATGGCGTCGCCGAACTGGGCATTGTCGGCTACAACGTCCTGGCCGAACACTTTCCGGACCGCGATCTGGAAGAGATGATCGTCCAGCGCCTCGGTTTCGGGTCCTGCACGCTCAAGATCGCTGTGCCGAATGATATCGATTACACTGGTCCCAAATGGCTGGAAGGCAAGCGTATCGCCACCTCTTACCCCAACATCCTGACCAAGTGGCTGAAGGACAATGGCGTCACAGCCGAAATCGTCGAAATGCGCGGCGCGGTGGAGGTCGCTCCCCGCATGAAGATCGCCCATGCCATCTGCGATCTGGTATCGACCGGCGCCACCCTGGAAGCCAACGGCATGAAGGCCACCGATCTGGTGCTGAAATCGGAAGCCGTCCTGATCAAGGCGCCCCATGCCCCGCCGGCGGAACTGGCCCATACCTATGACATGCTGCTGCGCCGCTTCGATGGCGTAACGGCCTCCACCGGCGCCAAGTACGTCATGATGAACGCCCCGAAAGCGCACCTGGACGAGATCATACGCATGATCCCCGGCGCCGACGCCCCGACCATCATGCCGCTGGCCGGCCGCGAGGACGCCGTTGCCGTGCATGCGGTCTGTCAGGAAAACGTGTTCTGGGATACCCTGGACAAGCTGAAAGCAGCGGGCGCCTCGGCGATCCTGGTCCTGCCGATCGAGAAGATGATGAAATGA
- a CDS encoding YerC/YecD family TrpR-related protein → MALNDGKISKQDSDALAEALLGLETIDEVKAFLDDLCTPSELRAFAERFKVARLLDAGDLSYREISERTGASTTTVTRVARFLREMPHQGYRRVLDKLKTK, encoded by the coding sequence GTGGCGCTCAACGACGGCAAAATCAGCAAGCAGGACTCCGATGCGCTCGCCGAAGCGCTGCTCGGCCTGGAAACGATCGACGAGGTCAAGGCCTTTCTCGATGACCTGTGCACGCCTTCGGAACTGCGCGCCTTTGCCGAGCGGTTCAAGGTGGCCCGCCTGCTCGATGCCGGCGACCTGAGTTACCGGGAAATCTCCGAGCGCACCGGCGCCTCAACCACGACGGTCACCCGCGTGGCGCGGTTCCTGCGCGAGATGCCGCATCAGGGTTACCGGCGCGTGCTGGACAAGTTGAAGACGAAGTAA
- a CDS encoding YcxB family protein produces MTRKSADGTTSDMTEIVHQAIGYRITFETFNDFFGAWLKRNFFTRRRLVIALVLSIGLMVATAVVSWKMYAELLILPNTPLWPNILIAGVMIVVALLLYFVLAIIPVYIFSPILSYLWLVVTFAIGPVRKRVNSAEISQQGISKSYEQHNHITPWNVVYDLVETKKSFLIFTNRNCAMMIPKAGFASSEQAKAFWSTAQNYWQQARTNTPPIS; encoded by the coding sequence TTGACGCGTAAATCGGCAGACGGCACAACTTCAGATATGACTGAGATTGTCCATCAAGCCATTGGCTACCGCATTACCTTTGAAACATTTAACGACTTTTTCGGCGCCTGGCTGAAGCGTAATTTTTTCACGCGTCGGCGTCTTGTGATTGCGTTGGTTCTTTCAATAGGCTTGATGGTAGCGACTGCTGTTGTCAGTTGGAAAATGTATGCAGAATTGCTAATTCTGCCGAATACGCCGCTTTGGCCCAATATCCTTATAGCAGGCGTAATGATCGTTGTAGCTTTGCTACTTTATTTTGTCTTGGCGATCATACCTGTTTATATCTTCTCTCCTATTCTCTCCTACCTTTGGCTGGTTGTGACCTTTGCGATCGGTCCCGTACGTAAACGTGTAAATAGTGCTGAGATATCGCAGCAGGGCATATCGAAATCATATGAGCAGCATAACCACATAACGCCGTGGAATGTCGTCTATGATCTCGTCGAAACCAAGAAGAGCTTCTTAATCTTTACGAACCGCAATTGCGCCATGATGATCCCTAAAGCAGGTTTCGCATCCTCTGAACAAGCCAAAGCTTTTTGGTCAACTGCTCAGAACTATTGGCAACAAGCACGTACAAACACTCCACCAATCAGCTAA